The following proteins are encoded in a genomic region of Phycisphaera sp.:
- a CDS encoding M20/M25/M40 family metallo-hydrolase, whose protein sequence is MTMSITRLARCSITMLLAMPVAVWAQADAAPAQEPAWHHVDAARAMELLAELPTARAGHRTPEDTAGLQRTETLVLQRLRTLGYDPQTQEVPRPERIANLTPEEAPTPRNIWVDLPGDGDLAREWLVVMAHIDAVVGSPGADDNGTGVVALLEMARAIKDRPRQRSVRLLFTTLEEAGLHGARKHATDNIEPKVESGEMTVFGAISLEMLGYYSDEPGSQRSPLPPMEGFEQPDRGDFLAILGVKRHQSFSRGLAAAMLETEPDASVLPIDMFVVPPPDLMRSDHAEFLIRGWPGVMLTDTANFRNPHYHQSTDAVDTIDKERFARAISQVIGAVDRLVNPPAEEPARDDAATP, encoded by the coding sequence ATGACCATGTCCATCACCCGCCTGGCCCGATGCTCGATCACCATGCTGCTCGCGATGCCGGTGGCTGTTTGGGCCCAAGCCGATGCGGCCCCAGCCCAGGAGCCTGCTTGGCATCATGTCGACGCAGCGCGAGCCATGGAGTTGCTCGCCGAATTGCCCACCGCGCGTGCGGGCCACCGGACACCCGAGGACACCGCCGGCCTGCAACGCACCGAGACGCTGGTGCTCCAAAGGCTCAGAACGCTGGGGTACGATCCGCAGACCCAGGAGGTCCCGAGGCCCGAACGCATAGCCAATCTGACGCCGGAGGAGGCGCCGACGCCGCGGAACATCTGGGTTGATCTTCCGGGCGACGGCGACCTCGCTCGCGAGTGGCTGGTGGTCATGGCCCACATCGATGCGGTCGTAGGAAGCCCGGGAGCCGACGACAACGGCACCGGCGTGGTCGCGTTGCTGGAGATGGCCCGGGCGATCAAGGACAGGCCCCGGCAGCGCAGCGTGCGGCTGCTCTTCACGACACTCGAAGAAGCCGGCCTGCACGGTGCGAGGAAGCACGCGACCGACAACATCGAGCCGAAGGTCGAATCTGGAGAGATGACCGTGTTCGGCGCGATCTCGCTCGAGATGCTCGGCTACTACAGCGACGAGCCGGGGAGCCAGCGGTCGCCATTGCCGCCGATGGAGGGGTTCGAGCAGCCGGACCGCGGGGATTTTCTCGCGATCCTGGGTGTCAAGCGGCACCAGAGCTTCAGCCGGGGTCTGGCCGCAGCGATGCTCGAGACCGAGCCAGATGCAAGCGTGCTGCCCATCGACATGTTCGTGGTGCCGCCACCCGACCTGATGCGATCGGATCACGCCGAGTTCCTGATCCGAGGCTGGCCGGGCGTGATGCTGACCGACACGGCCAACTTCCGCAACCCCCACTACCACCAATCCACCGACGCGGTGGACACGATCGACAAGGAACGCTTTGCTCGCGCGATCTCGCAGGTCATCGGCGCGGTCGATCGTCTTGTGAACCCGCCGGCCGAGGAGCCCGCGCGCGACGACGCCGCAACACCCTGA